From a single Balneolales bacterium ANBcel1 genomic region:
- a CDS encoding cysteine desulfurase → MSNAASIPKHNDVTVDIERCRDDFPVLKREVHGKPLAFLDNAASSQMPVQVMEAYTDYHSRYHANVHRGVHLLSQEATGAMEAARESIRELINARSAREVIFTSGATDAVNLVMQTYGRSQIGEGDEIIISTMEHHSNIVPWRMLCDEKNAVLKVIPIGDDGVLDMDAYASMFSDRTRLVGIVHVSNTLGTINPVKEITRIAHDHDVPVLVDGAQAVSHLQVDVQEIGCDFFATSGHKMYGPTGIGILYGREEMLSGLPPYRGGGDMILSVSFDEVLYSDLPYKFEAGTPNISGAIGMGRAADYIRSVGYDAIHRKEQELLDYATRELSAIEGLRIVGTAPQKSAVISFVMDGIHPHDIGTILDLEGVAVRTGHHCTQPLMERMGVVATTRASMAMYNRKEEIDQLVAALHKTVELFR, encoded by the coding sequence ATGAGCAACGCCGCATCCATACCGAAACACAATGACGTGACCGTCGATATTGAACGCTGCCGTGATGATTTTCCCGTGTTGAAGCGGGAAGTCCACGGCAAGCCGCTGGCCTTTCTCGACAACGCCGCATCGAGCCAGATGCCCGTGCAGGTGATGGAGGCTTATACCGATTATCACAGCCGGTACCATGCGAACGTCCACAGAGGCGTTCACCTGCTCAGCCAGGAGGCCACCGGTGCCATGGAAGCGGCGCGCGAATCTATCCGGGAGCTGATCAACGCCCGCAGTGCCAGGGAGGTCATTTTCACCTCCGGCGCCACCGATGCGGTGAATCTGGTGATGCAGACCTACGGGCGGAGCCAGATCGGCGAGGGGGATGAAATCATCATCAGTACCATGGAACACCACTCCAATATTGTTCCCTGGAGAATGCTCTGTGATGAGAAAAACGCGGTGCTGAAAGTCATTCCGATCGGTGATGACGGCGTGCTGGACATGGACGCGTACGCATCCATGTTTTCCGATCGAACCAGGCTGGTTGGGATCGTCCATGTCTCCAATACCCTCGGCACCATCAATCCGGTGAAGGAGATTACGCGTATCGCGCACGACCATGACGTGCCGGTTCTGGTGGATGGCGCCCAGGCGGTATCTCACCTTCAGGTGGATGTGCAGGAGATCGGATGTGACTTTTTCGCCACTTCCGGCCATAAAATGTACGGCCCGACCGGTATCGGGATTCTCTACGGCAGGGAGGAGATGCTTTCCGGCCTGCCGCCCTACCGCGGCGGCGGCGACATGATTTTGAGCGTCTCTTTCGACGAAGTGCTTTACAGCGATCTCCCGTACAAGTTCGAGGCGGGAACACCGAACATTTCCGGAGCCATCGGGATGGGCCGGGCAGCGGACTATATCCGGTCGGTCGGCTACGATGCCATCCACCGGAAAGAACAGGAGCTGCTGGACTACGCAACCCGTGAGTTGTCGGCCATCGAGGGGCTTCGAATAGTGGGAACCGCGCCGCAGAAGTCTGCGGTAATCTCTTTTGTGATGGACGGTATCCACCCGCATGACATCGGTACCATCCTGGATTTGGAAGGAGTGGCGGTGAGGACAGGCCATCACTGCACACAGCCGCTTATGGAGCGTATGGGCGTTGTGGCTACCACGCGTGCGTCCATGGCGATGTACAATCGTAAAGAAGAGATCGATCAGCTGGTTGCCGCGCTGCACAAAACCGTTGAACTTTTTCGGTGA
- a CDS encoding VWA domain-containing protein translates to MDIQFDGFQQSVSLTWAVLLLVVVLGISYWTYFRVEGLTPAFRWILTGLRAAAFTLLLLLLLNPVIALHDQLTHPLRIALVLDNSQSTGIEKGQYRGAEHYEEIIRQIVPGEGERFRHVDISSYGFDADFFPLESPFDLDYSGSRTNIDHALTGFMDIFDREEAVILVTDGIVTSGRDPSASSSRMPVPVFTVGIGDTTRQNDIVVQRVSSNPTASLNSTLSVEASILNEGFPDQDIAVQLRRDEEVLDEATIRSSEQRSIQQVRFELALEEEGLQQFNIHVPELEGEWTAENNTRFFSVNVRDDRIRILHLAFEVHPDVRVVRSFLREDQQVSLENRTWTGGDRYVEGELPDRPDTLDLVILHGFPHTDLPASEAAAVADRFGENALFIIGSPGQEVRRLSAHFPGILPLQFEDGYSWHDVSIAIAAEHAGHTILDFDKADDFRPESVGGGIRNVTVSAGAEVLLQSVYRGSRTNTPLLGVRTAGDRHIAHLNGYGFFRWALSTRNETRDFWEHLLNNTTKWTAARPDDELLDLRPSDPVFQAGEPVILDGFLRNEAGDPEPNGVVEVEVGQEGRESRRYVMSNEGEGRYQLEITGLPEGVYEYEGTASRSDREIDTRSGRFTIGGVNREYVNTIRDDAVLEQIASLSGGQYLPHEEAADLPDLLEERLGFEQRTETVTRSISLHRHPIWFILLIVMLTAEWSLRKYKALA, encoded by the coding sequence ATGGATATTCAATTTGACGGTTTTCAACAATCTGTTTCCCTCACGTGGGCGGTACTGCTCCTGGTTGTTGTTCTGGGTATCTCCTACTGGACCTACTTCCGGGTGGAGGGCCTCACCCCTGCCTTCAGGTGGATACTCACCGGCCTTCGGGCCGCCGCTTTCACACTGCTTCTGCTGCTCCTGCTCAATCCGGTTATAGCCCTCCATGATCAACTCACTCACCCGCTCAGAATCGCGCTGGTGCTGGACAACAGTCAGAGTACTGGCATTGAGAAAGGGCAGTACCGTGGCGCCGAACACTACGAAGAGATCATCCGGCAAATTGTACCGGGCGAGGGCGAACGCTTCCGGCATGTCGATATTTCCTCCTACGGATTTGACGCGGATTTCTTCCCGCTAGAATCCCCGTTCGACCTGGACTATTCCGGCTCACGGACCAATATTGACCATGCTCTTACCGGCTTTATGGATATTTTCGACCGGGAGGAGGCCGTTATTCTCGTTACCGACGGCATCGTTACCTCGGGACGTGATCCCTCTGCTTCCTCTTCGCGCATGCCGGTCCCGGTATTCACCGTTGGAATCGGAGACACAACCCGGCAAAACGACATTGTTGTGCAGCGGGTGTCCAGCAATCCCACCGCTTCCCTCAACAGTACCCTCAGTGTGGAGGCCTCGATCCTCAATGAAGGCTTTCCGGATCAGGATATTGCCGTTCAGCTTCGAAGGGACGAGGAAGTGCTGGATGAGGCAACCATCCGTTCATCCGAACAGCGATCGATTCAGCAGGTTCGGTTTGAACTCGCACTCGAGGAAGAGGGGCTTCAGCAGTTCAACATCCATGTTCCCGAACTGGAAGGCGAATGGACCGCGGAGAACAACACCCGCTTTTTTTCGGTGAATGTTCGTGACGACCGGATCCGCATTCTTCACCTTGCATTCGAAGTGCATCCGGATGTCAGGGTCGTGCGCTCCTTTCTGAGGGAGGATCAGCAAGTATCGTTGGAAAATCGAACCTGGACAGGCGGTGACCGTTACGTCGAGGGAGAGCTACCGGATCGCCCCGACACGCTGGACCTGGTCATATTACACGGTTTTCCGCACACCGATCTGCCCGCTTCTGAAGCCGCTGCCGTTGCCGACCGCTTTGGCGAGAACGCTCTTTTCATCATCGGATCGCCCGGTCAGGAGGTCAGGAGGCTTTCTGCCCACTTCCCCGGCATACTCCCCCTGCAGTTTGAGGATGGCTACAGCTGGCACGATGTGAGTATTGCCATTGCAGCGGAGCACGCCGGACATACCATTCTGGACTTCGACAAGGCTGATGATTTCCGGCCGGAATCGGTCGGCGGAGGTATTCGAAACGTGACGGTTTCTGCCGGAGCCGAAGTGCTGCTGCAGAGTGTCTACCGAGGCAGTCGGACCAATACGCCTTTGCTCGGCGTACGAACCGCCGGCGACCGGCATATCGCGCATTTGAACGGTTACGGGTTTTTCCGGTGGGCCCTGAGCACGAGGAATGAAACCCGTGATTTTTGGGAGCACTTGTTGAATAATACCACCAAATGGACAGCGGCACGCCCTGATGATGAGTTACTCGACCTGAGGCCGTCCGATCCGGTTTTCCAGGCGGGTGAACCAGTGATACTCGATGGTTTTCTGAGAAACGAAGCGGGAGACCCGGAACCAAACGGAGTGGTGGAAGTTGAAGTTGGGCAGGAAGGCCGCGAATCGCGCCGCTATGTTATGAGCAACGAAGGTGAAGGACGATATCAGTTGGAAATTACCGGTCTGCCGGAAGGTGTCTACGAATATGAGGGAACGGCAAGCCGTTCGGATCGTGAAATCGATACTCGCAGCGGCCGTTTTACGATCGGTGGAGTCAACCGGGAGTATGTAAACACCATCCGCGACGATGCCGTACTCGAGCAGATAGCCTCCTTGTCGGGCGGCCAATACCTTCCGCATGAAGAAGCCGCTGATCTGCCGGATCTGCTTGAAGAGAGGCTTGGTTTCGAACAGCGAACCGAGACCGTCACCCGCTCTATTTCGCTTCACCGCCACCCGATCTGGTTTATTCTGCTCATTGTGATGCTTACCGCCGAGTGGTCCTTGCGCAAATACAAGGCGTTGGCCTGA
- the tadA gene encoding tRNA adenosine(34) deaminase TadA, producing MNHLFPSDSERFMRQAMNEALKAADAGEVPVGAVITCRNRIIARGHNQVEMLSDPTAHAEMIAISAAVQHLGEKYLNECTLYVTLEPCPMCAGALVWAKLGHMVIAAQDEKSGACGSIFNIGAHRKLNHQIQITYGVLEDESEALLKEFFSGLR from the coding sequence ATGAACCATCTGTTCCCGTCGGATAGTGAACGCTTCATGCGCCAGGCCATGAATGAAGCCCTGAAAGCAGCGGATGCGGGGGAGGTTCCTGTCGGGGCGGTTATCACCTGCCGAAACCGTATCATCGCCCGTGGCCATAACCAGGTGGAGATGCTCAGCGATCCCACGGCTCATGCCGAGATGATCGCAATTTCAGCGGCTGTCCAGCACCTGGGCGAAAAATATCTGAACGAGTGCACCCTCTACGTAACGCTGGAACCCTGTCCGATGTGTGCCGGAGCACTGGTTTGGGCAAAACTCGGCCACATGGTGATCGCCGCCCAGGATGAAAAATCCGGAGCTTGCGGCAGCATCTTCAATATCGGGGCACACCGAAAGCTCAATCATCAAATCCAGATTACCTATGGCGTGTTGGAAGACGAAAGCGAGGCTCTGCTCAAAGAGTTTTTCTCCGGGCTTCGTTGA
- a CDS encoding SUF system NifU family Fe-S cluster assembly protein — protein sequence MNDKMSQLYQQVLLDHNKTPRNYRALEPADQESLGHNPLCGDKLKVFVNIDEKNIITDVTFLGDGCAISKASASMMTTIVKGRHVDEIETLFQQFQDMTQGRMDPETEPNDLGRLKVFAGVRNLPARVKCATLSWHTLNAALKGREKVSTE from the coding sequence ATGAATGACAAAATGAGTCAGCTTTACCAGCAGGTTCTGCTGGATCACAACAAAACACCAAGGAATTATCGGGCTCTTGAACCTGCTGATCAGGAGTCGCTCGGTCATAACCCCCTGTGCGGCGACAAACTGAAAGTGTTCGTGAATATTGATGAAAAAAATATCATCACCGACGTAACCTTTCTCGGTGACGGATGCGCGATTTCCAAGGCCTCCGCTTCCATGATGACCACCATAGTAAAAGGAAGGCACGTGGATGAAATCGAAACGCTGTTTCAACAGTTCCAGGATATGACACAGGGGCGGATGGATCCGGAAACCGAACCCAATGACCTGGGAAGGCTGAAAGTCTTTGCCGGTGTCCGCAATCTTCCGGCACGGGTCAAATGCGCTACGCTTTCATGGCATACGCTGAATGCCGCCTTGAAGGGAAGAGAAAAAGTTTCTACCGAATAG
- a CDS encoding adenine phosphoribosyltransferase: MTDQHSDQSNRIREKIRDIVDFPKKGILFKDITPVLKDPETLKLASRLLLAPFETESVDIVAGIESRGFLLGPRLATDLNAGFVPVRKPGKLPADTISETYQLEYGTDALELHADAIKPGDRVIIHDDLMATGGSARAASNLIRKLGGTVVGYSFIVELTFLNGRSQLETDVMIESLVKV; this comes from the coding sequence ATGACCGACCAGCACTCCGATCAAAGTAACCGCATTCGGGAAAAAATTCGGGATATTGTCGATTTCCCGAAAAAAGGAATCCTGTTCAAGGACATCACACCGGTGTTGAAGGACCCGGAAACACTAAAACTGGCTTCCCGCTTGTTGCTGGCCCCTTTTGAAACGGAGTCAGTGGATATCGTGGCAGGTATTGAATCGCGCGGTTTTTTGCTTGGCCCGAGGCTTGCCACCGATCTGAACGCGGGCTTTGTTCCGGTTCGAAAGCCCGGAAAACTGCCGGCGGATACCATCTCTGAGACCTACCAGCTGGAATATGGCACCGACGCGCTGGAACTGCATGCGGATGCCATCAAACCGGGTGACCGGGTTATTATCCACGACGACCTGATGGCCACCGGCGGATCTGCCAGGGCGGCATCAAACCTGATCCGAAAACTGGGGGGCACGGTCGTTGGTTATTCTTTCATTGTAGAACTGACGTTTCTCAACGGCAGGAGTCAGTTAGAAACGGATGTCATGATAGAATCACTCGTAAAAGTTTGA
- a CDS encoding iron-sulfur cluster assembly accessory protein, translated as MAIKISENARERIRDIRLSEGASEDTALRIGVVGGGCSGLTYKLDFDESGASEERKDKMFDVDGIRVVIDMRSFLYLAGTELDYSDGLEGKGFHFVNPNAARTCSCGESFSV; from the coding sequence ATGGCAATAAAGATCAGTGAAAATGCGCGGGAACGCATCAGGGACATTCGATTAAGCGAAGGAGCTTCCGAAGATACCGCCCTGCGGATTGGTGTAGTCGGCGGAGGGTGCTCCGGACTTACATACAAACTCGATTTTGATGAATCCGGCGCTTCCGAGGAGAGAAAGGACAAGATGTTTGATGTCGATGGAATCCGCGTGGTCATTGACATGAGAAGCTTTCTCTATCTTGCCGGCACGGAGCTGGATTACTCCGACGGTCTGGAGGGAAAAGGGTTTCATTTTGTGAATCCGAATGCTGCGCGCACCTGCTCCTGCGGGGAATCCTTTTCCGTGTAA
- a CDS encoding NifU family protein, whose amino-acid sequence MPKIAEIERTPNPDAMRFVLREPISQGVTRSYESPEEAVADPFASELFTIPHVISVYYVDRYITITQDGGIDWNTLLRQLAPPIREAEAIEQLETDDPNVNVSEEAQNSDDPRLVEINKMLDEQVRPYLLADGGGLKVIGLKDDVLKVHYQGACGTCPTATTGTLYAIESMARRIDPNIRIESV is encoded by the coding sequence ATGCCCAAGATTGCCGAAATTGAAAGAACACCCAACCCGGACGCCATGCGGTTTGTACTGCGTGAGCCGATTTCGCAGGGTGTCACCCGCTCATATGAATCGCCGGAAGAGGCCGTAGCCGATCCCTTCGCCTCGGAATTGTTCACTATTCCGCATGTGATTTCCGTCTATTACGTGGATCGCTATATCACGATTACCCAGGATGGTGGCATCGACTGGAATACGTTGCTCAGGCAGTTGGCACCGCCGATCCGGGAAGCCGAAGCCATTGAGCAGCTTGAAACCGACGATCCGAACGTAAATGTGAGCGAAGAGGCGCAAAACTCCGACGACCCCCGCCTCGTAGAAATCAACAAAATGCTGGATGAGCAGGTCCGGCCGTATCTGCTTGCCGATGGCGGCGGACTCAAAGTGATCGGCCTGAAGGACGATGTCCTGAAAGTTCACTACCAGGGAGCCTGCGGAACGTGCCCGACAGCCACTACGGGTACCCTGTATGCCATCGAGAGTATGGCCAGAAGAATCGATCCGAACATTCGTATAGAGTCCGTGTAA
- the bamD gene encoding outer membrane protein assembly factor BamD codes for MPNIIKLITLLLVLVTIASCGSRQAIKPGDTLEVAFEKAMGFYDRERYSQAVDAFETVLSIARGTALAADAQYYLAKSHYQNRSFLLAASEFRRFARNYTTDERRMEAEFLEAYSHYRMSPRFNLDQTETYNALSRFQLFITRYPDSEFAEEAAGYMDELRDKLAKKMFHAAEMYFRIGQYESAAIYYGLTVDNYPESQWAEKALANRILAYVEYAENSVRARQQERFEKAVESYESYVQIFPRGPNRPEAEEHYNRALDGLAELATITAGR; via the coding sequence ATGCCGAACATTATCAAACTTATTACACTGCTGCTGGTTTTGGTTACGATAGCATCCTGCGGCTCACGACAGGCGATAAAGCCTGGCGACACCCTGGAGGTGGCATTCGAGAAGGCCATGGGGTTTTATGACCGGGAGCGCTACTCCCAGGCTGTGGATGCCTTCGAGACGGTCCTTTCGATTGCAAGGGGAACCGCTCTGGCGGCCGATGCACAGTACTATCTGGCTAAAAGTCACTACCAGAACAGATCCTTCCTGCTTGCAGCAAGTGAATTTCGCAGGTTTGCCAGAAACTACACCACCGATGAACGCAGGATGGAAGCGGAGTTCCTGGAAGCTTACAGCCACTACCGGATGAGCCCGAGATTCAACCTCGACCAGACCGAGACCTATAATGCGCTGAGCCGGTTTCAACTATTTATTACCCGGTACCCGGACTCCGAATTCGCCGAAGAGGCAGCTGGATACATGGATGAATTGAGAGACAAGCTGGCTAAAAAGATGTTCCACGCCGCCGAAATGTATTTCAGGATCGGCCAGTATGAATCGGCCGCCATTTATTACGGACTCACGGTTGATAACTACCCGGAGAGCCAATGGGCGGAAAAGGCGTTGGCCAATCGGATTCTGGCCTATGTGGAGTATGCCGAAAACAGTGTCCGTGCCCGGCAGCAGGAACGATTCGAAAAAGCGGTCGAAAGCTACGAATCCTATGTGCAGATCTTTCCGAGGGGACCAAACCGGCCTGAAGCCGAGGAGCATTACAACCGGGCTCTGGACGGCCTTGCTGAATTGGCCACGATAACCGCCGGACGCTGA
- a CDS encoding DUF2480 family protein: MSNIDTSHTTTGGCTGRAWIASSQVAGVRQKLDDKKMAASESTPVVNKVARSGLITLDLEDWYAGHDIVPFDLKDYLHMELILKEKMFREALNDLDGSAYQGKMVAVYCSSDAIVASWAYMLVAAHLRGVASDVVFGTPEEVRFEQFRKALDAEDWSRFKGKRVLLKGCAGMELPPAVYLYATQKLLPYVERLMYGEACSFVPVYRA, translated from the coding sequence TTGAGCAATATAGACACATCGCACACAACAACAGGGGGCTGTACCGGACGGGCCTGGATTGCGTCTTCACAGGTCGCCGGAGTCCGACAAAAACTGGATGACAAAAAGATGGCAGCAAGTGAGTCAACACCGGTAGTAAACAAAGTGGCCCGTTCGGGACTGATCACACTGGATTTGGAGGACTGGTACGCCGGACACGACATCGTCCCGTTCGATTTGAAAGACTACCTCCACATGGAGCTTATTCTGAAGGAAAAAATGTTCCGTGAGGCGCTCAACGACCTGGACGGTTCCGCCTATCAAGGAAAAATGGTGGCTGTGTATTGTTCTTCGGATGCCATTGTCGCCTCCTGGGCCTACATGCTGGTCGCGGCTCACCTCAGAGGAGTGGCTTCGGATGTGGTATTCGGCACGCCGGAAGAGGTACGCTTTGAGCAGTTTCGAAAGGCCTTGGATGCCGAAGACTGGTCACGTTTCAAGGGAAAGCGGGTTTTGCTCAAGGGATGCGCCGGCATGGAACTGCCTCCGGCCGTCTATTTATATGCTACGCAAAAACTCTTACCTTATGTAGAACGCCTGATGTATGGCGAGGCATGCTCATTTGTGCCGGTCTATCGTGCATAA
- a CDS encoding polyprenyl synthetase family protein, with translation MNSTNEYLDRLLESGFKALSSTAEPNSLYEPVRYTMAQGGKRFRPRLVLIASGLCGEDPSGAVPAAVAVEMLHNFTLIHDDIMDQADTRRGEPTVFRKWNESTAILSGDVLFVMALRTLIGHDGKNSFPGNIKDRLMHCLLEATQTVCEGQAMDMDFEKRADVRLGEYIGMIHAKTAALIRCSMQMGAIVAGADSDAENNCADIGEHTGIAFQIQDDLLDATGDTGKFGKRVGGDIIQGKKTYLSILATERADDAGRRMLAETLGNRQAGDGAISEVIRCYHDLGVIEDAASEIERNYQIALEKLGIFEDSEYRHEIKVLLDKLKIRDQ, from the coding sequence TTGAATAGCACAAACGAATATCTGGACCGGCTTTTGGAGTCCGGGTTCAAGGCTCTGTCATCAACTGCAGAACCGAACTCACTGTATGAACCTGTCAGGTACACCATGGCTCAGGGCGGGAAACGTTTTCGTCCACGTCTGGTACTCATCGCGTCCGGGTTGTGCGGAGAGGATCCTTCGGGGGCTGTTCCCGCGGCCGTGGCGGTTGAGATGCTTCACAACTTTACACTGATCCATGATGATATCATGGACCAGGCGGATACAAGGCGGGGAGAACCGACCGTTTTCCGGAAATGGAATGAATCGACCGCCATCCTCTCCGGGGATGTGCTATTTGTAATGGCACTGAGAACGCTCATCGGGCATGACGGCAAGAACTCCTTCCCCGGTAACATAAAAGACCGGTTGATGCACTGCCTTCTCGAGGCCACCCAAACCGTTTGTGAAGGCCAGGCGATGGACATGGATTTCGAGAAAAGGGCGGATGTGAGGCTGGGTGAGTACATCGGAATGATCCACGCCAAGACCGCCGCCCTTATTCGCTGCTCCATGCAGATGGGAGCGATTGTTGCTGGAGCTGATTCCGACGCCGAAAATAACTGTGCCGATATCGGAGAACACACCGGTATCGCATTTCAGATACAGGATGATCTGCTCGACGCCACCGGCGATACGGGGAAATTTGGCAAGCGCGTGGGCGGTGACATCATCCAGGGAAAAAAGACGTATCTTTCCATCCTCGCAACAGAACGGGCGGATGACGCCGGCCGTAGAATGCTTGCCGAAACACTGGGTAACCGACAGGCCGGAGATGGGGCGATTTCAGAAGTGATCCGGTGCTACCATGACCTCGGAGTAATTGAGGATGCTGCCTCGGAAATTGAGCGGAATTATCAAATAGCACTTGAAAAATTGGGGATTTTCGAGGATTCCGAATACCGCCATGAAATAAAAGTGCTGCTGGACAAGTTGAAGATACGAGATCAATAA
- the fni gene encoding type 2 isopentenyl-diphosphate Delta-isomerase, whose product MDELGSRKIHHLEITRTGNAAYEKTTGFERYDFIHNALAELNQEDISCDTRFLNRWFGFPLFISSMTGGHHEATPVNAIIAAFCERYNLPFGVGSQRAMLEDPSLTDTFSVVRNEAPSAFIASNIGGAQLVNGLSKEQVSLLNDTIRADALIVHLNPLQELRQKQGDRNFSGIREGIRTLVTDTEVPVIVKETGAGLSPGVIEQLIDCGVAAVDVAGAGGTSWGKVENMRNDPQEIHFTDNWGIPTADCLLSARESVHERCELISSGGIRGSEDIAKSLCMGAVIAAVAQPVIRVVLDHGYDGLETLYKQWQEDFRTILFLLGCERPTDLDMIHLRRVSMR is encoded by the coding sequence ATGGATGAATTAGGCAGTAGAAAAATACACCATCTCGAGATAACCCGTACGGGAAACGCCGCATACGAGAAAACGACCGGGTTCGAGCGCTATGATTTTATCCACAATGCATTGGCAGAGCTGAACCAGGAGGATATCTCCTGTGACACCCGTTTTTTAAACCGCTGGTTCGGTTTTCCGCTGTTTATTTCGTCTATGACCGGCGGACATCACGAAGCCACTCCGGTAAATGCCATTATCGCCGCCTTTTGTGAACGGTACAATCTGCCGTTCGGTGTCGGGAGCCAGAGAGCCATGCTGGAAGATCCCTCGCTGACGGATACGTTTTCAGTGGTGCGAAATGAAGCGCCCTCCGCGTTCATCGCCTCCAATATCGGTGGTGCACAGCTGGTAAACGGCCTCTCGAAAGAGCAGGTATCGCTGCTGAACGATACCATTCGGGCGGATGCCCTCATCGTACATCTCAATCCGCTGCAGGAACTGCGCCAGAAACAGGGCGACCGGAATTTTAGCGGTATCCGGGAAGGGATCCGTACCCTGGTAACGGATACGGAAGTGCCGGTGATTGTAAAGGAGACCGGGGCGGGGCTGTCACCGGGAGTGATTGAGCAGCTTATCGACTGCGGTGTTGCCGCCGTGGATGTTGCGGGCGCCGGCGGTACAAGCTGGGGCAAGGTGGAAAATATGAGAAACGATCCGCAGGAGATCCATTTCACCGATAACTGGGGTATTCCGACCGCCGATTGTCTGCTCTCCGCCCGGGAGAGCGTTCATGAACGGTGTGAGCTTATCTCATCCGGGGGTATTCGCGGAAGCGAAGATATTGCCAAAAGCCTGTGCATGGGAGCTGTCATAGCCGCTGTTGCCCAGCCGGTAATCCGGGTGGTACTGGATCACGGTTACGACGGCCTCGAGACCCTGTATAAACAGTGGCAGGAGGATTTCAGGACCATACTTTTCCTGCTTGGATGCGAACGGCCCACGGATCTGGACATGATCCACCTTCGCCGGGTTTCCATGAGGTGA
- the nadD gene encoding nicotinate (nicotinamide) nucleotide adenylyltransferase: protein MVTGLFFGTFNPVHRGHEALVHSFLHSNHLDDLWIIVTPSPPHKHVASLAPFEHRWNMLQLVFGTRSEVSLSDVEQRITPPHYTLKTLSYLKASYPDRSLILCIGGDSLQDLPNWFDYRSIGQKAELLVAERPGVSLDVPDELSAFSVHFCEHDPVEVSSTDIRERMASGHEESARDLHPEVAAYIKKHGLYREEKPFGLPD, encoded by the coding sequence ATGGTTACCGGACTTTTCTTCGGTACCTTCAACCCGGTCCATCGCGGACATGAAGCGCTGGTGCATTCGTTTTTGCACTCCAATCACCTGGATGACTTGTGGATTATTGTAACTCCAAGTCCGCCCCACAAACATGTCGCATCGCTTGCTCCCTTTGAACACCGGTGGAACATGCTGCAACTTGTCTTCGGCACCCGGTCAGAGGTAAGCCTTTCGGATGTCGAGCAACGCATTACTCCGCCTCACTACACGCTCAAGACCCTGTCGTATCTGAAGGCGAGTTACCCGGATCGCTCCCTGATTCTCTGTATCGGCGGCGACTCTCTGCAGGATCTTCCAAACTGGTTTGATTACCGCAGCATTGGCCAAAAGGCGGAACTGCTGGTTGCCGAGCGGCCCGGAGTCTCTTTGGATGTTCCCGACGAACTCTCCGCCTTTAGCGTCCATTTCTGTGAACACGATCCGGTTGAGGTCTCTTCAACAGATATTCGCGAAAGGATGGCATCGGGACATGAGGAATCTGCCCGTGACCTTCACCCTGAAGTTGCCGCATATATTAAAAAACATGGCCTCTACCGGGAAGAGAAACCGTTCGGCCTGCCGGATTAA